One Halobacteriovorax sp. GB3 genomic window carries:
- the mraY gene encoding phospho-N-acetylmuramoyl-pentapeptide-transferase: protein MLYHFLYPLSQEISAFNIFRYITFRSFAAFLIATIVSIVWGQVFINFMKKKQFGQVVRDDGPESHFKKAGTPTMGGVFIIGSIILTLLFTANFNSKPLLITLGVMLSYFVLGFLDDYLKVLKKNTDGVSAKGKLLWQFATAIIAGWIGVKYGVIDTELYSPFLKDSIINLHTIYILFVAFVIVGSSNAVNLTDGLDGLAIGPIVTSAATLGIIAYATGHKEISEYLFIPYIESAGELTVLAASIVGAGVGFLWYNSYPAQIFMGDVGSLSLGGALGTFAVMTKNELLFVVIGGIFVVEAVSVILQVGSYKLRKKRIFKMAPIHHHFELKGWPEPKVIVRFWIISIFLAILSIATLKMR, encoded by the coding sequence ATGTTATATCATTTTTTATATCCTCTAAGTCAGGAAATTTCTGCATTTAATATATTTCGCTATATTACTTTTCGCTCTTTTGCTGCTTTTCTTATTGCGACGATCGTCTCTATTGTTTGGGGGCAGGTCTTTATTAACTTCATGAAGAAAAAGCAATTTGGACAAGTCGTAAGAGATGATGGTCCTGAGAGCCATTTCAAAAAAGCTGGAACACCAACTATGGGTGGTGTCTTTATTATTGGAAGTATTATTTTAACACTTCTTTTCACAGCTAATTTTAATTCGAAGCCATTACTTATAACTCTTGGCGTAATGCTATCGTACTTTGTTCTTGGTTTTCTTGATGACTATTTAAAGGTCCTCAAAAAGAACACTGATGGTGTCTCTGCGAAGGGAAAGCTTCTGTGGCAATTTGCAACGGCCATTATCGCAGGGTGGATTGGTGTAAAGTATGGAGTCATTGATACTGAGCTGTACTCACCTTTTTTGAAAGATTCAATTATCAATCTTCATACTATCTATATTTTATTTGTAGCCTTTGTGATTGTTGGATCGAGTAATGCGGTTAATTTAACTGATGGTCTTGATGGTCTAGCAATTGGACCGATTGTAACAAGTGCAGCAACACTTGGGATTATTGCTTACGCTACTGGTCACAAAGAGATTAGTGAGTATTTGTTTATTCCATATATTGAAAGTGCCGGTGAGTTAACAGTTCTAGCAGCAAGTATTGTTGGTGCAGGTGTTGGCTTTCTTTGGTATAACTCTTATCCAGCACAAATCTTCATGGGTGATGTTGGGTCACTTTCTTTAGGTGGAGCGCTTGGTACTTTTGCCGTAATGACTAAGAATGAATTACTCTTTGTTGTTATTGGTGGGATTTTTGTAGTAGAAGCTGTCTCAGTTATACTGCAAGTTGGATCATATAAATTAAGAAAGAAGAGAATATTCAAGATGGCTCCAATTCACCATCACTTTGAGCTCAAGGGGTGGCCTGAGCCGAAAGTAATCGTTAGGTTTTGGATCATCAGTATCTTCTTAGCAATTTTATCTATAGCCACTCTGAAAATGAGGTAG
- a CDS encoding UDP-N-acetylmuramoyl-tripeptide--D-alanyl-D-alanine ligase has protein sequence MFRNRLVDELQNEIVEHYNKQPSQELELCSDSRKFENAMAFIAIKGPSFDGAKFIFSVLDKGCPFAIVNKDSLSSEELKKIKSQYTETEFLVVKNTIDFLQKLAVARRDEWVEQGGRIIGITGSNGKTTTKEMIYFLLDYLFPKKVLKTKGNLNNHLGVPFTLLDLEDSQEYAIVEMGTNHPGEIGALCELSKPHHGIITSIGKAHLEFFESIDNILIEKSALFNFVRDNGFEGHQFLLNSLDKKLEQLQAFEGCIDLGRDYSYILSNGKIVVSSESGDWIFENQFLKEEYNIQNLVAAALLIDQLFPSRRVELTEAISNFQMPKLNRSEWIIDGNKKIFLDAYNANPTSMEKALDSFSKTLSKEQVAFEDALIVLGDMKELGPDACELHKELGQFSRKLGFKKALFIGAHCKDYAEGFGFDGAVCCDNVAEAKIQWNEQYKTCQYFFLKASRSLQLESILDIK, from the coding sequence ATGTTTAGAAACCGTTTAGTAGATGAACTACAAAATGAAATCGTAGAACATTATAATAAGCAACCATCCCAAGAGCTTGAGCTATGCAGTGATTCAAGAAAATTTGAAAATGCAATGGCATTTATCGCAATCAAGGGGCCTAGTTTTGATGGTGCAAAGTTTATCTTTTCTGTACTCGATAAAGGTTGCCCTTTTGCTATTGTAAATAAAGACTCACTTTCTAGTGAAGAACTTAAAAAAATAAAGTCTCAATATACAGAAACTGAATTTCTTGTCGTAAAAAACACAATTGATTTTTTACAAAAGCTAGCTGTCGCCAGAAGAGATGAATGGGTTGAGCAAGGCGGACGCATAATCGGAATTACCGGCTCTAACGGTAAGACGACGACGAAAGAGATGATTTATTTTCTTTTAGATTATCTTTTTCCAAAGAAAGTTTTGAAGACAAAAGGAAATTTAAATAACCATCTAGGAGTTCCATTTACTTTACTAGATTTAGAAGATTCCCAAGAGTATGCTATTGTAGAGATGGGAACAAATCACCCTGGTGAAATTGGTGCTCTTTGCGAACTCTCGAAACCTCATCATGGAATCATTACAAGTATTGGAAAGGCTCACTTAGAATTCTTCGAAAGTATTGATAATATTCTTATAGAGAAATCTGCGCTTTTCAATTTTGTAAGAGATAACGGATTTGAAGGACATCAATTTCTCTTAAATTCGCTTGATAAAAAACTAGAGCAACTTCAAGCATTCGAAGGTTGTATCGATTTAGGTCGTGATTATTCGTACATCTTATCTAATGGTAAAATCGTTGTTTCTAGTGAGTCAGGTGATTGGATTTTTGAAAATCAGTTCTTAAAAGAAGAATACAATATTCAAAATCTCGTCGCTGCTGCACTTTTGATTGATCAACTCTTTCCAAGTAGAAGAGTTGAACTGACAGAGGCAATCTCAAATTTTCAAATGCCTAAGCTCAATAGATCTGAGTGGATCATTGATGGCAATAAGAAGATCTTTCTTGATGCTTATAATGCTAATCCAACGTCTATGGAAAAAGCTTTGGACTCATTTTCTAAAACATTGAGCAAAGAACAAGTAGCATTTGAAGATGCTTTGATTGTGTTGGGGGATATGAAAGAACTAGGCCCCGATGCTTGTGAGCTTCATAAGGAACTTGGACAATTTTCAAGAAAACTTGGTTTCAAAAAAGCGCTTTTCATTGGCGCACACTGTAAAGACTATGCTGAAGGATTTGGTTTTGATGGTGCTGTGTGTTGCGACAATGTTGCTGAGGCTAAAATTCAATGGAATGAACAATACAAAACATGTCAGTATTTTTTTCTAAAGGCCAGCCGCTCTTTACAACTTGAGTCAATCCTAGATATAAAATAG
- a CDS encoding Mur ligase family protein — MNKIELLDILNSYIVTKQLNDNKLLSGATTNIEQASDKDIVFYFLHENEKAEAALAKRLEFANPGIIITNRDSRIYKKRDRLIVSDFLESQRLIADALYPNHNKLKIVGVTGTNGKTTTVNLAVQLAKQAGKKAFSIGTLGVYDEDKEIYPTPNATTPSYLELRKIIHHFQESYDFIFMEISSHALVQKRLYDQKIVAAGWTSFSQDHLDYHKDIDDYFEAKTLIRDLMEKNEPIYIPFHEKELQKRLKNKKVKYKNIEAKDLNRSSVPASFKPLFNYNNLSLAKTLVTKITGFESFDLEKLKLPKGRFSTYRVGECLFVIDYAHTPDALVNICSSIKEAFPKSKLITVFGCGGDRDRTKRPLMGKAACEYSDVTIVTTDNPRFEDPEKIIEDVIPGLDKNYHLVTKREEAIKKAFDLVEGETIVLIAGKGHEEYQDIMGTKIDFSDFDVVEKIKRGHNV; from the coding sequence ATGAATAAAATAGAACTATTAGATATATTAAACTCCTACATCGTTACCAAACAGCTTAATGATAATAAGTTGTTATCTGGTGCAACAACCAATATCGAACAAGCTAGCGATAAAGATATCGTCTTTTATTTTCTACATGAAAATGAAAAGGCCGAGGCTGCTCTCGCTAAAAGACTTGAATTTGCAAACCCGGGAATAATCATTACCAATAGGGATTCTCGTATTTATAAAAAACGAGATCGACTTATTGTAAGCGACTTTCTTGAATCGCAGCGACTTATTGCTGATGCTCTTTACCCTAATCACAATAAGTTAAAAATTGTTGGTGTAACAGGAACGAATGGTAAAACGACAACTGTAAATCTAGCCGTTCAACTTGCTAAACAGGCAGGCAAGAAAGCTTTCTCTATAGGAACGTTAGGTGTCTATGACGAAGATAAAGAGATTTATCCTACGCCTAATGCAACGACACCTTCATATTTAGAGCTTAGAAAAATAATTCACCACTTTCAGGAAAGTTATGACTTCATTTTTATGGAAATAAGTTCACACGCCCTTGTTCAAAAAAGACTTTATGATCAAAAGATTGTCGCTGCGGGTTGGACTAGCTTTTCGCAAGATCACTTGGACTATCATAAAGATATTGATGATTATTTTGAGGCTAAAACTCTCATAAGAGATTTAATGGAAAAGAACGAACCAATATATATTCCTTTCCATGAAAAGGAATTACAGAAAAGATTAAAGAATAAGAAAGTAAAATATAAAAATATTGAAGCGAAAGATCTAAATCGTTCAAGTGTGCCAGCGTCTTTTAAACCACTTTTTAATTATAATAACCTTTCACTTGCTAAAACATTAGTAACAAAGATAACGGGCTTTGAGTCTTTTGATTTAGAAAAGTTAAAACTTCCAAAGGGAAGATTTTCAACTTATAGAGTAGGTGAATGTTTATTTGTTATAGACTATGCCCACACTCCAGATGCCTTAGTGAATATTTGCTCTTCAATTAAAGAAGCGTTTCCAAAATCAAAACTAATTACAGTCTTTGGTTGTGGTGGAGATCGAGACAGAACAAAGAGACCCTTGATGGGAAAAGCTGCATGTGAGTATTCTGATGTTACAATCGTAACAACAGATAATCCACGTTTTGAAGACCCAGAGAAAATTATAGAAGATGTTATTCCTGGATTAGATAAAAACTATCACCTTGTGACTAAAAGAGAGGAAGCCATCAAGAAGGCATTTGATCTTGTTGAAGGTGAGACGATTGTACTCATTGCAGGCAAAGGGCATGAAGAGTACCAAGATATTATGGGTACTAAAATTGATTTTAGCGACTTTGATGTCGTAGAAAAAATAAAAAGAGGACATAATGTTTAG
- a CDS encoding penicillin-binding transpeptidase domain-containing protein, which yields MNKDKKIVHFVFAGFVLAFAVVAGKAFKVQVLDKEKLISRAKRQFFRERKVYPKRGNIYDRNGNPLAINIQTYSLFTIPKNIKNPKAEFKKLARILPDMSYKEILDRVSDRKRFTWLGRKLTLSEEQVTKIKDLNGIYLEAVPKRFYPNHELFAQGLGFVGVDNVGLSGVEYEFDTQLRGEPKIMKYIIDRKGRPVRYESTEIGDRAQDIVLSIDKDIQAIAEKSIKEAVEKAEAFRGGIGVMNAHTGEILAMANYPTFDPNEPGKYPSNTRKLPFVSDPFEPGSTFKIFTVASALENNIAKPETNYYCEKGQLKVEDHIISEAESKKKFEWLSVDEIIRYSSNVGTTKIAFDLKYPKLKKTLKDFKFGDKTNIEIPAESRGIFTDEDNVRPLSLSNISFGQGVATTGIQMLAAYSAIANGGQYIKPTIFKRKPSEVIKKERVVSEKTAKELTKMLINAVEDGTGARAKVPYFTIAGKTSTAQRSDSSGRYNGYIPGFLGYPVGVNNPFVIYVYVDKPARGKIYYGSYVAGPVFKKVAQYILYKNKEFSNLAVNDDYRNSKAFDTVKVKHSSTRIVGQGLVPNFIGLDKKSANRLATKLKIDVNHRGIGVVVDQLPKVGEQIDEHASVKLIYSPPSYE from the coding sequence ATGAATAAAGATAAGAAGATTGTCCATTTTGTTTTTGCAGGATTTGTCCTAGCTTTTGCTGTTGTTGCGGGAAAAGCATTTAAAGTTCAAGTTCTGGATAAAGAGAAGTTAATTTCTCGTGCTAAAAGACAGTTCTTTCGTGAAAGAAAGGTTTATCCTAAGCGCGGAAATATCTATGACAGAAATGGAAATCCTCTAGCGATCAACATTCAAACTTATTCATTGTTTACAATTCCTAAAAATATTAAAAATCCAAAAGCTGAGTTCAAGAAACTAGCTCGTATCCTCCCCGATATGAGTTACAAAGAAATCTTGGATAGGGTGTCTGATAGAAAAAGATTTACTTGGCTTGGAAGAAAACTAACTCTCTCTGAAGAGCAAGTAACTAAGATAAAAGATCTTAATGGAATATACCTAGAAGCTGTTCCAAAAAGGTTTTATCCTAACCACGAACTTTTCGCCCAAGGCTTAGGTTTTGTTGGTGTCGATAACGTAGGACTCTCTGGTGTGGAATACGAATTCGATACTCAACTACGTGGTGAGCCGAAGATCATGAAATATATTATCGATAGAAAGGGACGCCCTGTTCGTTACGAAAGTACCGAAATAGGAGATAGAGCTCAGGATATCGTTCTTTCAATTGATAAAGATATTCAAGCAATCGCTGAGAAATCGATTAAAGAGGCAGTTGAAAAAGCTGAGGCCTTTCGTGGTGGAATTGGTGTGATGAATGCTCACACAGGAGAGATTCTGGCCATGGCCAACTACCCTACTTTTGATCCAAATGAACCAGGAAAGTACCCTTCAAATACGCGTAAACTTCCATTTGTAAGTGATCCATTTGAACCGGGATCGACATTTAAAATCTTCACTGTTGCTAGTGCTCTTGAAAATAATATTGCAAAGCCTGAGACAAATTATTACTGCGAGAAAGGTCAGTTAAAAGTTGAAGACCATATCATCTCTGAAGCGGAATCGAAAAAGAAGTTCGAATGGTTAAGTGTTGATGAAATTATTCGTTACAGCTCAAATGTTGGTACAACAAAAATTGCCTTTGATCTTAAATATCCTAAGCTCAAAAAGACTCTAAAAGACTTTAAATTTGGCGATAAAACAAATATTGAAATTCCAGCAGAATCAAGAGGTATCTTTACAGATGAAGATAATGTGAGACCTCTGAGTCTGAGTAATATTAGTTTTGGTCAAGGTGTTGCTACAACTGGAATTCAGATGCTGGCAGCTTACTCTGCCATCGCAAATGGTGGACAGTATATAAAGCCAACAATCTTCAAACGTAAGCCTTCTGAAGTTATAAAGAAAGAACGAGTAGTTTCAGAAAAAACAGCGAAAGAGCTGACGAAGATGCTCATTAATGCTGTAGAAGATGGAACAGGAGCAAGAGCGAAGGTTCCTTATTTTACGATTGCAGGTAAAACCAGTACTGCACAAAGAAGTGATAGCTCGGGTCGATACAATGGTTATATTCCAGGGTTTCTAGGATATCCTGTTGGCGTAAATAATCCATTTGTTATTTACGTTTATGTTGATAAGCCTGCGCGCGGAAAAATTTATTACGGAAGTTATGTGGCCGGTCCAGTTTTCAAGAAAGTCGCACAATACATTCTTTATAAGAATAAAGAGTTCTCTAACCTAGCAGTAAATGACGATTATAGAAATAGTAAGGCATTTGATACAGTTAAAGTGAAACATTCATCAACGAGAATTGTTGGTCAAGGCTTAGTTCCTAACTTCATTGGACTAGACAAGAAATCAGCAAATCGTCTCGCAACCAAACTCAAAATAGATGTAAATCATAGAGGGATTGGTGTTGTAGTCGATCAGTTACCTAAGGTTGGAGAACAAATTGACGAGCATGCGAGTGTTAAGTTAATTTATTCCCCACCAAGTTATGAATAA
- the rsmH gene encoding 16S rRNA (cytosine(1402)-N(4))-methyltransferase RsmH — MTYTEHYSVLKKECIDFLTENQTSEQSEFFYADLTFGGGGHTFALFEQNEKNKLVCFDQDPDALSNGRERIKNSNAEDRIELVDSNFRHFPTYIRENRQDILDKGGLDGVLMDLGVSSHHFDKGERGFSFREDAPLDMRMDVDNDDIKTAADIVNQYSLTDLVRIFRDYGEEKFSQRIAEKIVETRLQSPIRTTKELENLIFHCYPKKMRHGRINPATKCFQALRIEVNAELDVLTELLDQVLPLLKVGGRVAVISFHSLEDRIAKVKFKAMAKGETPCEIITKKPVLPSDQEILENSRSRSAKLRVLERVESKKSKNKYAHLTNDN, encoded by the coding sequence ATGACTTACACAGAACACTACTCCGTTTTAAAGAAAGAATGCATTGATTTTTTAACAGAGAATCAAACTTCTGAACAAAGTGAATTCTTTTATGCCGACTTAACTTTTGGCGGTGGCGGTCATACTTTCGCATTGTTCGAGCAAAATGAAAAAAATAAGCTCGTTTGTTTTGATCAAGACCCTGATGCTCTATCTAACGGTAGAGAAAGAATAAAGAATAGTAACGCTGAAGATCGTATTGAATTAGTTGATTCAAACTTTCGTCATTTCCCAACTTACATTAGAGAGAATAGACAAGATATCTTAGATAAGGGTGGACTTGATGGAGTCTTAATGGATCTAGGTGTTTCAAGTCATCATTTTGATAAAGGTGAACGAGGGTTCTCTTTTAGAGAAGATGCTCCACTTGATATGAGAATGGATGTCGATAATGATGATATTAAAACAGCGGCTGATATTGTTAATCAGTATTCGTTAACTGATCTTGTAAGAATATTTAGAGATTATGGTGAAGAGAAATTTTCACAAAGAATCGCTGAGAAAATAGTTGAGACGAGATTACAGTCTCCTATTCGTACTACAAAAGAATTAGAAAATCTGATTTTTCATTGCTACCCTAAGAAAATGAGACACGGCCGTATTAACCCTGCTACAAAGTGTTTCCAAGCTTTGAGAATTGAGGTTAACGCCGAGCTTGATGTATTAACTGAGTTGTTAGATCAGGTATTGCCTCTTTTAAAAGTTGGTGGGCGAGTTGCTGTTATTAGTTTTCATTCTTTAGAAGACCGTATCGCGAAAGTTAAATTCAAGGCCATGGCAAAGGGTGAAACGCCGTGCGAAATAATTACGAAAAAACCAGTTCTTCCCTCTGATCAGGAAATTTTAGAGAATTCTCGTTCAAGAAGTGCTAAACTAAGAGTACTAGAACGTGTTGAAAGCAAAAAAAGTAAAAATAAATACGCGCATTTAACAAACGATAATTAA
- the mtnP gene encoding S-methyl-5'-thioadenosine phosphorylase: MSLVGVIGGSGVYKLDGFNIVKEHEVETPFGKPSDKVLEAQADGKTFFFLPRHGRTHSVLPHEVNYRANIFALKSLGVDVIVSVSAVGSLKEEHAPTHFVLPDQFIDWTKGKRERSFFGNGVVAHVSTAEPICLNLQSRLAEHCEQIDVEYHKGGSYICIEGPQFSSKAESAIYRSFGANVIGMTNVPESYLAKEAGISYATVAMVTDYDCWKEEHCTVEEIMKVMHKNNSTAQELLKRVLPDLYARPIEVIKENKNAIMTPVEAMTEEQKKWVEVLTR, encoded by the coding sequence ATGTCATTAGTTGGCGTTATTGGTGGTAGTGGTGTTTATAAACTAGATGGGTTTAATATTGTTAAAGAACATGAAGTAGAAACGCCATTTGGTAAACCAAGCGATAAAGTCTTGGAAGCGCAGGCCGACGGTAAGACATTCTTCTTCCTTCCAAGACATGGAAGAACACATAGCGTACTTCCTCATGAAGTAAATTATAGAGCTAATATATTTGCACTTAAGTCTTTGGGCGTTGATGTTATTGTATCTGTATCAGCGGTAGGTTCATTAAAAGAAGAACATGCTCCAACTCACTTTGTTCTTCCTGATCAATTCATTGATTGGACAAAAGGAAAGAGAGAGAGATCTTTTTTTGGAAATGGAGTTGTTGCACACGTTTCAACTGCTGAACCAATTTGTTTAAATTTACAATCTCGCCTTGCAGAACACTGTGAACAAATTGATGTTGAATACCACAAAGGTGGTAGCTATATTTGTATTGAAGGACCTCAATTTTCTTCTAAAGCAGAATCTGCAATTTATAGAAGTTTTGGTGCAAATGTAATTGGTATGACAAATGTTCCTGAATCATACTTAGCAAAAGAAGCAGGAATTTCTTATGCAACTGTTGCGATGGTTACGGACTATGACTGTTGGAAAGAAGAACATTGTACTGTAGAAGAAATCATGAAAGTTATGCATAAGAATAATTCGACAGCACAAGAACTATTGAAGAGAGTTCTTCCTGATTTATATGCAAGACCAATTGAAGTGATTAAAGAAAACAAGAATGCAATTATGACACCTGTTGAAGCTATGACTGAAGAGCAGAAAAAATGGGTTGAGGTTTTAACTAGATAA
- a CDS encoding GTP-binding protein, whose protein sequence is MSFVNYNTKEVNCKIVYYGPGLGGKTTNIQYVYQKTSGDSKGKMITLNTENERTLFFDFLPLDLGEIRGFKTRFHLYTVPGQVFYEASRKLILRGVDGIVFVADSQVERMEANLESLRGLEKNLIEQGYEIEKVPVVLQWNKRDLPNVASIEDLRTKINKWDFPEFEASAVTGEGVFETLKSISKLVLMNLKGGLN, encoded by the coding sequence ATGTCTTTTGTAAATTACAACACAAAAGAAGTGAATTGTAAGATCGTTTATTACGGACCAGGTCTTGGTGGTAAGACGACTAATATTCAATATGTTTATCAGAAAACAAGTGGTGATTCTAAAGGTAAAATGATTACTTTAAATACAGAAAATGAAAGAACTCTATTCTTTGATTTTCTACCTTTAGATCTTGGAGAAATCAGAGGTTTTAAAACAAGATTTCATCTCTATACAGTTCCTGGGCAAGTGTTCTATGAAGCTTCAAGGAAGCTTATTCTTAGAGGTGTTGATGGAATTGTGTTTGTTGCAGATTCTCAAGTAGAAAGAATGGAAGCAAACCTTGAAAGTCTTAGAGGACTTGAGAAAAATTTAATTGAACAAGGTTATGAAATTGAAAAAGTTCCTGTGGTTTTACAATGGAATAAGAGAGATCTTCCAAACGTTGCTTCAATTGAAGATTTGAGAACTAAAATCAATAAGTGGGACTTTCCTGAGTTCGAAGCAAGTGCTGTAACTGGTGAAGGCGTCTTTGAAACACTTAAGAGTATTTCTAAATTAGTTCTTATGAATTTGAAGGGTGGACTTAACTAG
- the recR gene encoding recombination mediator RecR → MELPSGLNNLVDQFSKIPGVGQKTALRQVLFLTKWNSNEIEDFAKALQGLNEILKCEKCGMFSDEKLCSVCSNSGRMESEIVCVVESVSDLLAIERSGQFDGKYHILGGVLNPLLGIGPEELDIDGFVKRVLDESIKTIILAVNPSVEGDATCSYLRQVLPDDVVVDRIGFGIPMGGSLEHLDAMTITKALENRKKL, encoded by the coding sequence TTGGAATTACCTAGCGGACTTAATAATTTAGTTGATCAATTCTCAAAGATTCCGGGAGTCGGTCAGAAGACAGCACTGAGACAAGTGCTTTTTCTTACGAAATGGAACTCTAACGAGATTGAAGACTTTGCAAAGGCACTACAGGGATTGAATGAAATTCTTAAGTGTGAAAAATGCGGAATGTTTTCAGATGAAAAGCTTTGCTCTGTTTGTTCAAACTCTGGGCGTATGGAATCTGAAATTGTCTGTGTTGTTGAGTCCGTTAGTGACCTACTTGCAATCGAGAGAAGTGGGCAATTTGATGGAAAATATCATATTCTTGGTGGAGTGCTAAACCCTCTACTAGGGATTGGACCAGAAGAATTAGATATAGATGGATTTGTAAAAAGAGTTTTAGATGAGTCCATTAAAACGATCATTCTAGCAGTTAACCCATCTGTTGAAGGGGATGCAACTTGCTCTTATTTAAGACAAGTTCTTCCTGATGATGTTGTTGTAGATCGTATTGGATTCGGTATTCCAATGGGTGGATCATTAGAGCATTTAGATGCAATGACCATTACTAAAGCTTTGGAAAACAGAAAAAAACTCTAA
- a CDS encoding YbaB/EbfC family nucleoid-associated protein, whose protein sequence is MAKNMNHLMKQAQVMQQKISTLQKELESRELDVSSGGGMVKIKINGKQEIIELKLDKECVDPTDIETLEELVQTAVNQAVKESQDMVSNAMSKVTGGLNIPGLF, encoded by the coding sequence ATGGCCAAGAATATGAATCACCTAATGAAACAAGCACAAGTTATGCAGCAAAAGATTTCTACACTTCAAAAAGAACTTGAGAGTAGAGAGCTTGATGTTTCTTCTGGTGGAGGAATGGTTAAAATCAAAATCAATGGTAAACAAGAAATTATCGAACTTAAATTAGATAAGGAATGTGTTGATCCAACTGATATTGAGACTCTAGAAGAACTCGTTCAAACAGCCGTTAATCAAGCTGTTAAAGAATCTCAAGATATGGTTTCTAATGCAATGTCGAAAGTTACTGGTGGATTAAATATCCCAGGTCTTTTCTAG